The following coding sequences are from one Methyloceanibacter stevinii window:
- a CDS encoding alkene reductase yields the protein MDPKLFSPLELGDLTLPNRIVMAPLTRNRALPNGDVPHALNATYYAQRAGAGLIISEGTQISPEGKGYIQTPGMYSDAQVAGWKAVTAAVHQAGGRIFAQLWHVGRISHVSLLPDGQVPVAPSPITANSQTFTASGFADVSEPRALETDEIARVVAEYRKAAENAKAAGFDGIEVHAANGYLLDQFLRDGTNKRDDAYGGTADNRTRFLAEVFEAVTGVFPSKRVGVRFSPFSGFNDIADSDPVATFSVAMARANDAGLGYVHLVEGQTGGPREFPANAIETLRANFSGAYMANNGYDRQMAVDAVETGKADLVAFGSLFIANPDLVERLRLDAPLNAPDPQTFYGGDAAGYTDYPSLSEAA from the coding sequence ATGGACCCCAAGCTTTTTAGCCCGCTCGAACTTGGCGACCTAACGCTCCCAAACCGGATCGTCATGGCGCCGCTGACACGAAACCGCGCCCTGCCCAACGGCGACGTGCCGCATGCCCTGAACGCCACCTACTACGCCCAGCGGGCGGGTGCGGGCCTGATCATCAGCGAGGGCACGCAGATCTCGCCCGAGGGCAAGGGCTACATCCAGACGCCCGGCATGTACAGCGACGCGCAGGTCGCCGGCTGGAAGGCCGTGACGGCCGCCGTTCACCAGGCCGGGGGGCGCATCTTCGCGCAGCTCTGGCACGTGGGACGCATTTCCCACGTAAGCCTGCTGCCTGACGGTCAAGTACCGGTCGCCCCCTCGCCCATCACTGCAAACAGCCAGACATTTACCGCCTCCGGGTTCGCCGATGTCTCCGAGCCGCGTGCGCTCGAGACGGATGAGATCGCCCGCGTTGTCGCCGAGTACCGCAAGGCTGCTGAGAACGCGAAGGCGGCCGGCTTCGACGGAATCGAGGTCCATGCCGCTAACGGCTATCTGCTCGATCAGTTCCTGCGCGATGGGACGAACAAGCGCGACGACGCCTATGGCGGGACTGCCGATAACCGCACGCGCTTCTTGGCGGAAGTCTTCGAGGCGGTCACGGGCGTCTTTCCGTCCAAGCGTGTCGGCGTGCGTTTCAGCCCGTTCTCCGGTTTCAATGACATCGCCGATAGCGATCCCGTCGCCACGTTCAGCGTGGCCATGGCCCGCGCGAACGATGCCGGGCTCGGCTACGTTCATCTCGTGGAGGGCCAAACGGGCGGTCCTCGTGAGTTTCCGGCGAACGCCATCGAGACGCTGCGCGCGAATTTCTCGGGCGCCTATATGGCGAACAACGGGTACGACCGGCAGATGGCGGTCGACGCCGTCGAGACGGGCAAAGCGGATCTCGTCGCCTTCGGCTCCTTGTTCATCGCCAATCCGGATCTCGTCGAGCGCCTGCGCCTCGACGCGCCTCTCAATGCGCCCGATCCGCAAACCTTCTATGGCGGCGACGCGGCGGGGTACACCGACTATCCCTCGCTGAGCGAGGCGGCCTGA
- the ubiA gene encoding 4-hydroxybenzoate octaprenyltransferase, which translates to MTRPENEGKAGAPADAPAADAPVADARAKNWADRYAPPWALPYLRLARADRPIGFYLLALPCFWSVGLAGIHTGVAYPDPVLLLLFAIGAVVMRGAGCTYNDIVDRDIDAKVARTRSRPLPSGQVSLKSAIAFMLALCLVGLGVLLSLNSFSIWAGFAVIPIVALYPFMKRISHWPQAVLGLAFNWGAMGWAAVTGRLDWAPVVLYVGAVAWTVGYDTIYAHQDREDDALIGMKSTALRFGADTTYWLSGFYAVTIAAMGLAGWLAGGGPLFFTGLALAYGQLLWQIATLDIDDADNCLARFKSNRDFGLIVFFAILADMTVASSL; encoded by the coding sequence ATGACACGTCCGGAGAATGAAGGCAAAGCCGGCGCTCCGGCCGATGCCCCCGCGGCCGACGCACCCGTGGCCGACGCCCGAGCCAAGAACTGGGCGGACCGCTACGCCCCGCCCTGGGCGTTGCCGTATCTGCGGCTGGCACGGGCGGACCGTCCGATCGGCTTTTATCTGTTGGCGCTGCCCTGCTTCTGGTCGGTGGGTCTCGCCGGCATCCACACGGGCGTGGCCTATCCCGATCCTGTCCTGCTCTTGCTGTTCGCAATCGGCGCCGTCGTGATGCGTGGCGCGGGCTGTACGTATAATGACATTGTCGACCGTGACATCGACGCAAAGGTCGCCCGAACCCGGTCGCGGCCCCTGCCGAGCGGACAGGTCTCGCTCAAGAGCGCTATCGCTTTCATGCTGGCCCTGTGCCTCGTCGGCCTCGGCGTGCTTCTCAGCCTGAACAGCTTCTCGATCTGGGCTGGCTTCGCCGTCATCCCCATCGTGGCGCTCTACCCGTTCATGAAGCGGATCAGCCATTGGCCGCAGGCCGTGCTCGGGCTCGCGTTCAATTGGGGCGCCATGGGCTGGGCCGCAGTGACGGGGCGTCTCGATTGGGCGCCGGTGGTGCTTTACGTGGGGGCAGTCGCCTGGACCGTCGGCTACGACACCATCTATGCGCATCAGGACCGTGAAGACGACGCGCTGATCGGCATGAAATCCACCGCGCTCCGGTTCGGCGCCGACACCACGTATTGGCTGAGCGGGTTCTACGCGGTGACGATCGCGGCGATGGGGCTCGCCGGCTGGCTAGCGGGTGGCGGCCCGCTGTTCTTCACCGGTCTCGCCCTCGCATACGGGCAACTCTTGTGGCAGATCGCGACTCTCGACATCGACGACGCCGACAACTGCCTTGCCCGTTTCAAGTCCAACCGAGACTTTGGTTTGATTGTTTTTTTCGCAATTCTGGCCGATATGACGGTTGCATCTTCCCTCTAG
- a CDS encoding invasion associated locus B family protein, with protein MLTPLLLARPRLAASGSRICRLHLQLRLLTLALAATVFVLSAIESPVRAQDDGGAQSPAGPAAVLRGTFGAWQLYCRTPPGAREEKCAIVQMVTDEQRPNVGLNVQLFKSIGDDTNMMRVVAPLGIFLPRGLGVKIDGEDVGNVPYIKCGKTSGCIAEFELQDEVVTKLKSGQSALLIIFPTVEEGIGIPVSLEGFTQAFATLK; from the coding sequence ATGCTTACGCCATTGCTCTTGGCTCGCCCTCGTCTTGCCGCCTCCGGCAGCCGGATTTGCCGGCTGCACCTGCAGTTGAGGCTGCTGACCCTGGCACTCGCTGCTACGGTTTTCGTCTTATCCGCAATCGAATCGCCGGTCCGCGCACAAGATGACGGCGGGGCGCAAAGTCCGGCGGGTCCCGCCGCCGTGCTGCGCGGAACCTTCGGTGCCTGGCAGCTCTACTGCCGCACGCCTCCCGGAGCCCGGGAAGAGAAATGCGCGATCGTCCAGATGGTGACCGACGAGCAGCGGCCGAATGTCGGCCTAAACGTCCAGCTCTTCAAGTCGATCGGTGACGACACCAACATGATGCGCGTGGTCGCACCGCTCGGGATCTTCCTTCCCCGGGGCCTCGGCGTGAAGATCGACGGCGAAGATGTAGGCAACGTGCCCTACATCAAATGCGGGAAGACGTCGGGCTGCATCGCCGAGTTCGAACTTCAGGACGAAGTCGTGACGAAGTTGAAGTCGGGCCAGAGCGCGTTGCTGATCATCTTCCCGACCGTCGAGGAAGGGATCGGCATTCCGGTTTCGCTGGAAGGGTTCACGCAAGCGTTCGCGACGCTCAAATAG
- the cyoA gene encoding ubiquinol oxidase subunit II, whose product MIVRHARSLRWTTRVTAAIAVAGVTVLCAGCGVADGPTLDPKGPIALTERGLLFKATAIMMIVIVPVFIMAAWFTVRYRGTNLKARYTPNFDFYWPAEIIVWSIPAAIVVWLAFHLWEYTYKLDPYTEIDPSVKPLQVQAIAQDWKWLFVYPEQDIAVVNELAMPVGTPVSLTITSDTVMNSLVIPKLGGQIYAMAGMQTRLNLLADEKGTFWGRNVQYSGTGFADQQFQTHAQSKEDFDAWVEKAKQEGKSLDAATYDALAKPSEKVPVTYYSGVEPGLFDKIIAKWSHGDMDRMPHHSEAETTE is encoded by the coding sequence ATGATCGTCAGACACGCACGCTCACTTCGATGGACCACCCGTGTAACGGCCGCGATCGCCGTCGCGGGGGTGACGGTGCTGTGCGCGGGCTGCGGCGTGGCCGACGGGCCCACGCTGGATCCCAAAGGGCCCATCGCGCTGACCGAGCGCGGTCTCCTTTTCAAAGCAACCGCCATCATGATGATCGTGATCGTTCCGGTCTTCATCATGGCGGCGTGGTTCACGGTGCGCTATCGCGGAACAAACCTCAAAGCACGGTACACGCCGAACTTCGATTTCTATTGGCCTGCCGAGATCATTGTTTGGAGCATTCCGGCCGCGATCGTCGTCTGGCTGGCCTTCCATCTCTGGGAGTACACGTACAAGCTCGATCCCTACACGGAGATCGATCCGAGCGTGAAACCGCTTCAGGTGCAGGCCATCGCCCAGGACTGGAAATGGCTGTTCGTTTATCCCGAGCAGGACATCGCCGTGGTGAACGAGCTGGCCATGCCGGTCGGTACGCCCGTCAGCCTTACGATCACCTCCGACACCGTCATGAACTCGCTCGTGATCCCGAAGCTCGGCGGGCAAATCTATGCGATGGCCGGCATGCAGACACGGCTCAACCTGCTCGCCGACGAGAAGGGCACGTTCTGGGGCCGCAATGTTCAATACAGCGGCACCGGGTTCGCCGATCAGCAGTTCCAGACCCACGCGCAGTCGAAAGAGGATTTCGACGCCTGGGTGGAGAAGGCGAAGCAGGAAGGGAAGTCCCTCGACGCGGCCACGTACGACGCGCTGGCGAAGCCCAGCGAGAAGGTGCCGGTGACCTACTATTCAGGTGTGGAGCCGGGGCTGTTCGACAAGATCATCGCCAAATGGTCCCACGGCGACATGGACCGCATGCCGCATCACTCGGAAGCGGAAACGACGGAATAG
- a CDS encoding 16S rRNA (uracil(1498)-N(3))-methyltransferase, protein MPSKLPRLFVKSPLRASAEITLDRDQTHYLANVLRIKPDSYVLVFNGTDGEWCARAGAAGKKSMILVAEHQARPQEEGPDLHYLFAPIKRARIDYMAQKATEMGASVLRPVITRRTIAERVKVERLEANAVEAAEQCGILRVPEVHAPQKLEDILNAWNPQRRLVFADEAATIASPLEALASDASRPHAVLIGPEGGFDPEERELLLKKDFVLPISLGPRVMRADTAAVACLTLVNAVCGDWR, encoded by the coding sequence ATGCCCTCTAAACTGCCACGGCTGTTCGTCAAGTCCCCGCTTCGAGCGAGCGCCGAAATAACGCTGGATCGGGACCAGACGCATTACTTAGCGAATGTGCTCCGGATTAAGCCGGACTCCTACGTCCTCGTGTTCAATGGAACGGACGGCGAGTGGTGCGCCCGTGCCGGCGCTGCAGGCAAGAAGTCCATGATACTTGTCGCCGAGCACCAAGCCCGGCCTCAGGAAGAGGGTCCCGATCTCCACTATCTCTTCGCGCCCATCAAGCGCGCCCGCATCGACTATATGGCGCAGAAGGCGACGGAGATGGGCGCCAGCGTTCTGCGGCCGGTCATCACGCGGCGCACGATCGCCGAGCGCGTCAAGGTCGAACGGCTCGAGGCGAATGCGGTAGAGGCGGCGGAGCAATGCGGCATCCTGCGCGTGCCCGAGGTGCACGCACCGCAAAAGCTCGAAGACATCCTGAACGCCTGGAACCCGCAGCGGCGCCTAGTCTTCGCCGACGAGGCGGCAACCATCGCTTCGCCGCTCGAGGCGCTGGCATCGGATGCATCTCGTCCGCACGCGGTGTTGATCGGGCCCGAGGGCGGATTCGATCCTGAGGAACGCGAGCTCCTCCTCAAGAAAGACTTCGTGCTGCCGATCTCGCTGGGCCCGCGAGTCATGCGCGCGGACACGGCTGCTGTCGCCTGCCTGACGCTCGTCAACGCCGTGTGCGGCGATTGGCGCTAG
- a CDS encoding glutamate--cysteine ligase, producing MSTRVDGPESLIIESRDELVGYLESGCKPQSEWRIGTEHEKFGFNVTDNSPVPYEGPRGIGALLEAHHNCFGWDAVRENGKIIALSCSDCPIGGSISLEPGGQFELSGAPLKTIHETEAELRQHLSQVGSVAHQLGIGFLGLGFSPKWKLDEIPVMPKDRYRIMMQYMPKRGSHGLDMMFRTATVQVNMDFSDEADMVRKLRVGLALQPIATALFASSPFTEGKLNGFQSYRAQMWQDTDPDRTGGLPFAFDDGMGFERYVDYALDVPMYFVYRDGRYIDVAGSSFRDFMSGKLDALPGLRPTIDDWADHLTTLFPEVRLKKFLEMRGADAGPFGLLLGLPALWAGLLYDTTALDGAASLIASWTQEERDEMRLAVPRTGLATPFRGRTVRELAREVLALAEGGLLRRAQRNDKGQDETHMLRPLMEIVETGRTESDRLIAAYEGPWKGNIDRLFESEAL from the coding sequence ATGTCGACACGCGTGGACGGGCCCGAGAGCCTCATCATCGAGTCGCGCGATGAACTCGTCGGGTATTTGGAGTCGGGGTGTAAGCCGCAGTCCGAATGGCGCATCGGCACCGAGCACGAGAAGTTCGGTTTCAACGTCACGGACAATTCGCCGGTCCCCTATGAAGGCCCTCGCGGAATCGGCGCGCTGCTGGAAGCACATCACAACTGTTTCGGCTGGGATGCCGTCCGGGAGAACGGCAAGATCATCGCGCTGTCGTGTTCGGACTGCCCCATCGGCGGATCGATCAGCCTGGAGCCCGGTGGACAGTTCGAGCTGTCCGGCGCACCGTTGAAGACGATCCACGAGACGGAAGCCGAACTGCGCCAACATCTGAGCCAAGTCGGTTCCGTCGCGCATCAGCTGGGCATCGGCTTTCTCGGGCTCGGTTTCTCGCCCAAATGGAAGCTGGACGAGATACCCGTGATGCCGAAGGACCGGTACCGCATCATGATGCAGTACATGCCCAAGCGCGGGAGCCATGGCCTCGACATGATGTTCCGCACGGCGACCGTGCAGGTGAATATGGACTTCAGCGACGAAGCGGACATGGTGCGCAAGCTGCGGGTCGGCCTTGCCCTTCAGCCCATCGCGACCGCGCTGTTTGCGAGTTCGCCCTTTACGGAAGGGAAGCTGAACGGCTTTCAGTCCTATCGTGCGCAGATGTGGCAAGACACCGATCCGGACAGAACCGGGGGTCTCCCCTTCGCCTTCGACGACGGCATGGGTTTCGAGCGTTACGTGGACTACGCGCTCGATGTGCCGATGTATTTCGTCTATCGCGACGGGCGCTACATCGATGTCGCCGGTTCTTCGTTCCGCGATTTCATGAGCGGCAAGTTGGACGCGCTGCCGGGCCTGCGTCCCACCATCGACGATTGGGCCGACCACCTCACGACGCTCTTCCCGGAGGTGCGTCTCAAGAAGTTTCTCGAGATGCGCGGTGCCGATGCCGGACCGTTCGGTCTCCTCTTGGGGCTTCCGGCCCTGTGGGCGGGGCTGCTCTACGACACGACCGCGCTCGACGGCGCGGCCTCGCTGATCGCGAGCTGGACGCAGGAGGAGCGCGACGAAATGCGCCTCGCCGTGCCGCGTACCGGGCTGGCCACGCCGTTCCGGGGCCGCACCGTGCGCGAGCTTGCCCGCGAGGTTCTGGCGCTGGCAGAGGGCGGCCTTCTGCGGCGGGCCCAACGCAACGACAAGGGCCAGGACGAGACGCACATGCTCCGCCCCCTTATGGAGATCGTCGAGACCGGCCGGACGGAGTCGGACCGCCTCATCGCCGCCTACGAAGGGCCTTGGAAGGGCAATATCGACAGGCTGTTCGAGAGCGAGGCGCTCTAG
- the cyoC gene encoding cytochrome o ubiquinol oxidase subunit III — protein sequence MSSVASMTIGPRDAERYEEKDFGFWLYLMSDAVIFACLFATYLVMVGNAAGGPTPKDVFELDRAAAETALLLLSSTTFGVAAVALSAGDRGKVLLWLAITFLLGAGFIFLEIGEFTGMIAQGAGPDRSGFLSAFFTLVGTHGFHVSVGLVWIVVMFAQVFFKGLTAPVASRFMRLGLFWHFLDIIWVVIFSVVYLPGVL from the coding sequence ATGAGCAGTGTCGCCAGCATGACGATCGGCCCGCGTGACGCGGAGCGCTACGAGGAGAAGGATTTCGGCTTCTGGCTCTATCTGATGAGCGACGCCGTCATCTTCGCCTGCCTCTTCGCCACCTATCTCGTCATGGTCGGCAATGCGGCCGGCGGGCCGACGCCAAAGGATGTGTTCGAGCTCGACAGAGCGGCGGCCGAGACGGCGCTGCTGCTCTTGAGCAGTACGACGTTCGGCGTGGCCGCCGTCGCGCTCTCGGCCGGCGACCGTGGCAAGGTGCTGCTCTGGCTCGCCATCACGTTCCTCTTGGGCGCGGGCTTCATCTTTCTGGAGATCGGCGAGTTCACCGGCATGATCGCGCAAGGGGCGGGACCGGACCGCAGCGGTTTCCTGTCGGCCTTCTTCACCCTCGTCGGCACCCACGGCTTCCACGTCAGCGTCGGTCTGGTGTGGATCGTCGTGATGTTCGCTCAGGTGTTCTTCAAAGGCCTGACGGCGCCGGTCGCCTCGCGCTTCATGCGGCTCGGCCTGTTCTGGCACTTCCTCGACATCATCTGGGTCGTGATCTTCTCCGTGGTCTATCTGCCGGGGGTGCTGTGA
- the cyoD gene encoding cytochrome o ubiquinol oxidase subunit IV encodes MEIKSGLQIERTIKPYLIGLALAVILTVIAFGLAATGVLPRETTLILIAALAVVQILVHLSFFLHIDLKTTPRENLVALAFALVLIFIMVGGSLWIMFDLYHRMMV; translated from the coding sequence ATGGAGATCAAGTCGGGGCTTCAGATCGAGCGTACCATCAAGCCCTACCTGATCGGGCTCGCGTTGGCCGTGATCCTGACGGTCATAGCCTTCGGTCTTGCGGCGACGGGTGTGCTCCCACGCGAGACCACGCTGATCCTCATTGCGGCGCTCGCCGTGGTGCAGATCCTGGTGCACCTGTCGTTCTTCCTGCACATCGATTTGAAGACGACCCCGCGCGAGAATCTCGTAGCGCTCGCTTTCGCGCTCGTCCTGATCTTCATCATGGTGGGCGGTAGCCTCTGGATCATGTTCGATCTGTACCATCGCATGATGGTCTGA
- a CDS encoding inositol monophosphatase family protein — protein MTAITHNKTHEKAHGSSPSREQDFDILGRAVREAGALASSYFKESPKAFTKADGSQVSEADLAVDAALKLDLTTRRKDYGWLSEESPDDRSRLKYSRVWMIDPIDGTGAFLREIPEWTVSAALVEDGVPVIGVVYNPEKDEFFHAIRGAGAFLNGEPIHTTDQATLEGARMIASGGLFKKKIWEDPWPNVTAQWVNSVAYRLALVACGRGDATISLTPKAEWDLAAAAVIVDEAGGVITDHRGAPHAYNSEIPKFPSLVASGLALHPALIERTSRVDL, from the coding sequence ATGACCGCGATTACGCACAACAAGACCCACGAAAAGGCGCACGGATCGTCGCCTAGCCGCGAGCAGGATTTCGATATCCTCGGTCGCGCCGTGCGGGAAGCCGGGGCCCTGGCGTCGAGCTACTTCAAGGAATCGCCCAAGGCCTTCACGAAGGCGGACGGCTCTCAGGTGAGCGAGGCCGACCTCGCCGTCGACGCCGCGCTGAAGCTCGATCTCACGACACGCCGCAAGGATTACGGCTGGCTTTCCGAGGAGAGCCCCGACGATCGCTCGCGCCTCAAATATTCGCGGGTCTGGATGATCGATCCCATTGACGGGACCGGCGCCTTCCTGCGCGAAATTCCCGAATGGACCGTCTCGGCGGCCCTGGTTGAGGACGGGGTTCCGGTGATTGGCGTCGTTTACAATCCCGAGAAGGACGAGTTCTTCCACGCCATTCGCGGCGCCGGTGCGTTCCTGAACGGCGAACCGATCCACACGACCGACCAAGCCACCTTGGAAGGGGCCCGGATGATCGCGAGCGGCGGTCTGTTCAAGAAGAAGATCTGGGAAGACCCCTGGCCCAACGTGACGGCTCAGTGGGTGAATTCCGTCGCCTACCGTCTGGCGCTGGTAGCCTGCGGGCGCGGAGACGCCACGATCTCCCTCACGCCCAAGGCTGAATGGGACTTGGCGGCGGCGGCCGTGATCGTGGACGAGGCCGGGGGCGTGATCACCGATCACCGGGGCGCGCCGCATGCCTATAACAGCGAGATTCCCAAATTTCCCAGCCTCGTCGCCAGCGGCCTCGCCCTCCACCCTGCGCTGATCGAACGCACCAGCCGCGTAGACCTTTAG
- a CDS encoding cbb3-type cytochrome c oxidase subunit I has protein sequence MFGRLTIDSLPFYSAVAASGAAVTVLGGLAVAGAITYFGAWRMVMTQWVSSVDHKKIGIMYIMLALVMLLRGFVDAAMMRSQQAIAYNSDGYLPPDHFDQIFSSHGTIMIFFMAMPFLSGLANLIVPQQIGSRDVAFPFMNSVSLWLTTAGAALMLVSLVVGKFSTAGWTGYPPYSGVEYTPGVGVDYWLWMVFVAGFGTTMTGINFLVTIIKNRAPGMTMFRLPLFTWTMLITSVLIIFAFPALTVACAMLILDRNFGFHFFTNAMGGNMMNYINLFWLWGHPEVYILILPAFGVFSEVVSTFSQKRLFGYVSLVLATCAIGLLSFTVWLHHFFTMGSSAKVNSFFGTMTTIISVPTGVKVFDWLLTMYRGRIIFKPPMLFTIGFLVTFVIGGLSGVLLALPPIDYMMHNTTFLVAHFHNMIIPGVLFGYLAGYMYWFPKAFGFKLNEKWGTRAFWCWIIGFYVAFMPLYVLGMLGMPRRMEHYDIAAWQPHLIVAGIGAFIIMLGMICLGVQLVVSIRERNQALDLTGDPWNGRSLEWATSSPAAPYNFAVVPKVESRDAWWDMKQRGVAYERPAEYEDIVMPKNTYAGVVIGVAGGVFGFAAIWWMWWLALLALAVIAGTIIYRASDDDDEFIMTASEVKAIEDERFAQLAKAPKNEMADEPGFAGNAAPEPAE, from the coding sequence ATCTTCGGACGACTGACAATCGATTCCCTGCCGTTCTACAGCGCCGTCGCCGCGTCCGGTGCCGCGGTGACCGTGCTCGGCGGACTCGCGGTCGCCGGAGCCATTACCTATTTCGGCGCCTGGCGCATGGTGATGACCCAGTGGGTGTCGAGCGTCGATCACAAGAAGATCGGCATCATGTACATCATGCTCGCGCTCGTCATGCTCCTGCGCGGCTTCGTCGACGCGGCGATGATGAGAAGTCAGCAGGCCATCGCCTACAACAGTGACGGCTATCTCCCGCCGGACCATTTCGATCAGATCTTCTCGTCGCACGGCACGATCATGATTTTCTTCATGGCCATGCCCTTCCTGTCGGGGCTGGCAAATCTCATCGTGCCGCAGCAGATCGGCTCGCGGGACGTGGCGTTTCCCTTCATGAATTCGGTCAGCCTGTGGCTCACCACGGCCGGGGCGGCGCTCATGCTCGTCTCGCTGGTCGTCGGCAAGTTCTCCACCGCGGGCTGGACGGGCTATCCGCCGTATTCGGGGGTTGAATACACGCCGGGCGTCGGCGTCGATTACTGGCTTTGGATGGTGTTCGTCGCGGGCTTCGGCACCACGATGACGGGCATCAATTTCTTGGTGACGATCATCAAGAACCGGGCGCCCGGTATGACGATGTTCCGCCTGCCGCTCTTTACCTGGACCATGCTCATCACGTCGGTCCTGATCATCTTCGCGTTCCCCGCGCTCACCGTGGCCTGCGCCATGCTGATTCTCGACCGGAACTTCGGGTTCCACTTCTTCACGAACGCCATGGGCGGGAACATGATGAACTACATCAACCTGTTTTGGTTGTGGGGTCATCCGGAGGTCTACATCCTCATCCTTCCGGCCTTCGGCGTATTCTCCGAGGTCGTCTCGACGTTCAGCCAGAAGCGTCTGTTCGGCTACGTCTCGCTCGTGCTGGCCACCTGCGCCATCGGCCTCCTGTCCTTCACCGTATGGCTGCATCACTTCTTCACCATGGGATCGAGCGCCAAGGTCAACTCGTTCTTCGGAACGATGACCACGATCATCTCGGTGCCCACTGGCGTGAAGGTGTTCGACTGGCTGCTGACCATGTATCGCGGCCGCATCATCTTCAAACCGCCGATGCTGTTCACCATCGGGTTTCTGGTGACGTTCGTTATTGGTGGCCTGTCGGGCGTGCTGCTTGCGCTGCCGCCGATCGACTACATGATGCACAACACGACGTTCCTGGTCGCGCACTTCCACAACATGATCATCCCGGGCGTGCTGTTCGGCTATCTCGCCGGCTACATGTACTGGTTCCCCAAGGCCTTCGGCTTCAAGCTCAACGAGAAATGGGGCACGCGCGCCTTCTGGTGCTGGATCATCGGCTTCTATGTCGCCTTCATGCCGCTCTACGTGCTCGGCATGCTCGGCATGCCGCGCCGCATGGAGCACTACGACATCGCCGCGTGGCAGCCCCATCTCATCGTGGCCGGCATCGGCGCCTTCATCATCATGCTCGGCATGATCTGTCTCGGCGTGCAACTCGTCGTCAGCATTCGCGAGCGCAACCAGGCGCTCGACCTCACTGGCGATCCGTGGAACGGCCGCTCCCTCGAATGGGCCACGTCGTCCCCAGCGGCGCCCTATAATTTCGCGGTGGTACCCAAGGTGGAGAGCCGGGACGCCTGGTGGGACATGAAACAGCGCGGCGTCGCCTATGAGCGCCCGGCCGAATACGAAGACATCGTCATGCCGAAGAACACCTATGCCGGCGTCGTGATCGGCGTTGCGGGCGGCGTGTTCGGCTTCGCCGCGATCTGGTGGATGTGGTGGCTGGCGCTTCTGGCGCTCGCCGTGATCGCCGGCACGATCATCTACCGCGCCTCCGACGACGACGATGAGTTCATCATGACGGCCAGCGAGGTGAAGGCCATCGAAGACGAGCGCTTCGCCCAGCTCGCCAAAGCCCCGAAGAACGAAATGGCGGACGAGCCCGGCTTTGCCGGCAATGCCGCGCCGGAGCCCGCCGAATGA
- a CDS encoding winged helix-turn-helix transcriptional regulator yields MTDSRTARDEPLTGSPEPKQCNEPCPVERGMRILGGKWKASILWHLQAGPMRFNALSRELGGASKKMIAERLKEMEETGLVSRQVIATKPVAVTYELTPFGHSALGILESLHDWCVDHDV; encoded by the coding sequence GTGACTGACAGCCGTACCGCACGCGATGAGCCGCTGACTGGCTCCCCAGAGCCGAAACAGTGCAATGAGCCCTGTCCGGTCGAGCGCGGCATGCGCATCCTCGGCGGTAAATGGAAGGCCTCGATCCTTTGGCACCTGCAGGCGGGGCCGATGCGCTTCAATGCGTTGTCGCGGGAATTGGGTGGCGCGAGCAAGAAGATGATCGCCGAACGTCTCAAGGAGATGGAAGAGACCGGGCTCGTGAGCCGGCAGGTCATTGCCACGAAGCCCGTGGCCGTGACTTACGAACTCACGCCGTTCGGTCATTCGGCGCTCGGCATCTTGGAGTCGTTGCACGATTGGTGCGTCGACCACGACGTTTAG
- a CDS encoding DUF3108 domain-containing protein, with protein MTPSRRRGSSRSSRGFSTEPRARHRATASSSMRAAPQRFDFSYADSNKKQALQIDFGEAARPAVTRTPKKRRDKKAVPLSDEQLRNVLDPLTAAFLSVHASVPPGDLAVCNQTLRVFDGKQLFELALSPKRTEELGPKAAGGIPAAAVCAVRYQPIGGHRPESSAVSFLQETEGIEAWLVPIPGTEMFVPYKVVVPTSWGDGMVKLTGLKSEPAARRASAR; from the coding sequence ATTACACCCTCAAGGCGAAGGGGGAGTTCTCGATCCTCGCGGGGCTTCTCTACAGAGCCAAGGGCAAGGCACAGAGCAACGGCAAGCTCCTCGATGCGCGCCGCGCCGCAACGGTTCGACTTCTCCTACGCCGACAGCAACAAGAAGCAGGCGCTGCAGATCGACTTCGGCGAGGCGGCTCGCCCCGCGGTGACACGAACGCCGAAGAAGCGGCGCGACAAGAAGGCCGTGCCTCTTTCGGACGAGCAGCTTCGCAACGTGCTCGATCCGCTGACGGCCGCGTTCCTATCCGTTCACGCCAGCGTGCCGCCCGGGGACCTCGCGGTCTGCAATCAGACCCTGCGGGTGTTCGACGGCAAGCAGCTCTTTGAACTCGCTCTCTCACCGAAGCGCACCGAAGAGCTCGGGCCGAAGGCCGCCGGAGGCATCCCGGCCGCGGCGGTGTGCGCGGTCCGCTACCAGCCGATCGGCGGCCACCGTCCCGAGAGTTCGGCTGTGAGCTTCCTGCAGGAAACCGAGGGCATCGAGGCCTGGCTGGTGCCGATCCCGGGAACGGAGATGTTCGTACCCTATAAGGTCGTTGTGCCTACGTCGTGGGGGGACGGCATGGTGAAGCTGACCGGGCTGAAGTCGGAGCCCGCCGCGCGCCGCGCCAGCGCGCGCTAG